The Sulfurimonas hydrogeniphila genome includes a window with the following:
- a CDS encoding YggS family pyridoxal phosphate-dependent enzyme, translated as MDEIEYKLYIDDVIRRVETARLKVSEHHIVKIVAVSKYSTADEIKRLYHIGQRAFGENKVQDLKAKAKELEELPLEWHFIGNLQKNKINNLLDINPSLFQALDSLELAHELQKRLLAKEMTLECLLQINSAKEESKHGVMPEDAIETYKQIMQECPNIHLKGVMSIGAHSDDEQLVRKSFETTHAIYEQLPNATICSMGMSQDFELAIECGSNMVRLGSIMFPK; from the coding sequence ATGGACGAAATTGAATACAAATTATATATAGATGATGTTATCAGACGGGTTGAGACGGCACGTCTAAAGGTAAGTGAACACCATATAGTAAAAATTGTTGCTGTGAGCAAATACTCAACGGCTGATGAGATAAAAAGACTGTACCATATCGGTCAGCGTGCTTTTGGGGAGAATAAGGTACAGGATTTAAAAGCAAAAGCAAAAGAGCTTGAAGAGTTGCCGCTTGAATGGCATTTTATAGGCAATCTGCAAAAAAACAAAATCAACAACCTTTTAGATATTAATCCAAGTCTTTTTCAGGCACTTGATTCATTGGAACTTGCCCATGAACTGCAAAAAAGACTTCTGGCAAAAGAGATGACGCTTGAGTGCCTTTTGCAGATCAATTCGGCAAAAGAAGAGAGCAAGCACGGTGTTATGCCTGAGGATGCCATAGAAACCTACAAGCAGATTATGCAGGAGTGTCCGAACATACACCTTAAAGGTGTTATGAGCATAGGCGCACACAGTGATGATGAGCAGCTTGTAAGAAAAAGTTTTGAGACGACCCATGCAATCTATGAGCAGCTTCCAAATGCAACAATCTGTTCTATGGGAATGAGCCAGGATTTTGAGCTCGCTATTGAGTGCGGGTCAAATATGGTTCGCCTTGGCTCCATTATGTTTCCCAAGTAA
- a CDS encoding DUF6858 family protein — MTKTNFMDKYPVFSLHVKKNETSFKNADEIIAYFQEHIQEHPVATFIAIFDHYQHTSSLQDATIAPEIKDAKNIVFCFGKQLPNAKILAVRPRSIGVCELDDSFEISFLEVPNEQLQNVVYEWVQALKTQA; from the coding sequence ATGACAAAAACAAATTTTATGGATAAGTATCCCGTCTTTTCATTACATGTAAAGAAAAATGAAACAAGTTTCAAAAATGCAGATGAAATTATTGCATATTTTCAAGAACACATACAAGAACATCCTGTAGCTACTTTTATAGCGATTTTCGATCACTATCAACACACATCCTCATTACAGGACGCTACTATTGCCCCTGAAATAAAAGATGCAAAAAACATTGTATTTTGTTTTGGCAAACAGCTGCCAAATGCTAAAATACTTGCAGTGCGTCCCAGAAGCATAGGTGTTTGTGAATTGGATGACAGTTTTGAGATCAGTTTTTTAGAAGTTCCAAATGAACAACTCCAAAACGTTGTTTATGAATGGGTACAGGCACTAAAAACTCAAGCCTAG
- a CDS encoding tRNA-uridine aminocarboxypropyltransferase, with protein MCGHFEHIQTQTKFVILMHPKEFKKVKNNTGHFTHQSLDNSELFVGIDFTCNTRINEIIATHESYILFPSEDAVNLTTANPKRSQKPLAIFLIDSTWSCTKKMFTQSKNLQKLKHMSFTTTKTSQYQIKIQPDENYLSTIESTLVVLELLQEWKIEQIKEEQLAGFLKPFHAMIAYQKELIQNPRSHAVRFKRRVN; from the coding sequence ATGTGCGGGCATTTTGAGCATATACAGACACAAACAAAATTTGTCATTTTGATGCACCCCAAAGAGTTTAAAAAGGTCAAAAACAATACAGGGCACTTCACGCATCAGAGTCTTGACAATTCCGAACTTTTTGTCGGCATAGACTTTACATGTAACACTAGAATTAATGAGATTATTGCCACACATGAGAGTTATATACTTTTTCCCTCAGAAGATGCTGTGAACCTGACAACTGCAAATCCAAAAAGAAGCCAAAAGCCTCTGGCGATTTTTTTGATAGACTCTACGTGGAGCTGTACAAAAAAGATGTTTACACAAAGTAAAAACCTGCAAAAACTCAAACACATGAGCTTTACAACGACAAAAACGTCACAATATCAAATAAAAATACAGCCGGATGAAAATTATCTCTCTACAATAGAATCGACTTTGGTTGTTTTGGAGTTGTTGCAGGAGTGGAAAATAGAGCAGATTAAAGAAGAACAGTTAGCCGGTTTTTTAAAACCGTTTCATGCAATGATAGCGTACCAAAAAGAGCTGATACAAAATCCACGCTCTCACGCGGTACGCTTTAAGAGAAGAGTAAACTAG
- a CDS encoding NAD(P)/FAD-dependent oxidoreductase, which produces MIEPENKKHYDVIVVGSGAAGIIAAIVAAREGKKVLLLEKLSKIASKLKATGGGRCNLTNTLSNEDFMARFGREGRFMQDALKAFDNKALVTFMDEIGVETHAPDGFRIFPTSHSSATIIAGLQEELLRLGVSVTCNQRATRLLATGNHIDGVKTQTDIFYAPNVIIATGGLGYPVLGAEGDGYNLASEIGHKVTDLSPAMMPLKTKESWVKNCRADTIAKVELRVNLKKHKKLRAKGDLIFTNSGIRGPVVLDFAREVTPLLKKYGEVPLLLNLTKGKNEEQIREHFKKESAKKNMTNILQLLKTLLPEALGLELCRLADIEPDTPYKKLEGKKRDRLISLLAWTPLTVTGHDGFKMAMITRGGISLKEINPKTMQSKIMDGLYFCGEVMNLDGPCGGYNLQWSFASGFLAGKLLK; this is translated from the coding sequence ATGATTGAACCAGAGAATAAAAAACATTATGATGTCATCGTTGTCGGAAGCGGTGCAGCCGGAATCATTGCAGCAATAGTTGCGGCACGTGAAGGCAAAAAAGTCCTCCTTTTGGAAAAACTCTCAAAAATAGCTTCCAAACTAAAAGCCACAGGCGGTGGCAGATGCAATCTTACAAACACCCTTTCAAATGAAGATTTCATGGCACGTTTTGGAAGAGAGGGGCGTTTTATGCAAGATGCACTCAAAGCCTTTGACAACAAAGCTCTCGTCACTTTTATGGATGAAATCGGCGTAGAGACCCATGCCCCTGACGGATTTAGAATTTTTCCCACATCACACTCTTCTGCCACCATCATTGCCGGGCTCCAAGAAGAGCTGCTCAGACTCGGTGTCAGCGTTACATGTAACCAAAGAGCCACAAGGCTTTTAGCAACCGGCAATCACATAGACGGGGTTAAAACACAAACAGATATCTTTTATGCACCCAATGTCATCATCGCAACCGGTGGGCTTGGTTACCCTGTGCTTGGTGCTGAGGGTGACGGCTACAATCTTGCCAGTGAAATCGGTCATAAAGTAACCGACCTCTCCCCTGCCATGATGCCCTTAAAAACAAAAGAGAGCTGGGTCAAAAACTGTCGGGCTGACACCATTGCCAAGGTTGAACTGCGTGTCAATCTGAAAAAACATAAAAAATTGCGGGCAAAGGGTGATTTGATTTTTACAAACTCCGGCATACGAGGACCCGTTGTGCTTGATTTTGCCAGAGAGGTCACACCGCTTTTAAAAAAATACGGTGAAGTGCCACTGCTGTTGAATCTGACAAAGGGAAAAAATGAGGAACAGATACGCGAACATTTTAAAAAAGAGAGTGCAAAAAAAAATATGACAAACATCTTGCAACTGCTTAAAACTCTTTTGCCGGAAGCACTTGGCCTTGAGCTGTGCCGATTAGCAGACATAGAGCCAGACACACCATACAAAAAACTCGAAGGGAAAAAACGAGACAGACTTATTTCACTCTTGGCATGGACACCCCTCACCGTTACAGGACATGACGGCTTCAAAATGGCAATGATAACAAGAGGCGGCATCTCCCTCAAAGAGATCAATCCTAAAACAATGCAGAGTAAGATTATGGACGGTTTGTATTTTTGCGGCGAGGTTATGAACCTTGACGGTCCCTGCGGAGGATACAACCTGCAATGGAGCTTTGCCAGCGGCTTTCTTGCAGGCAAACTTTTAAAATAA
- a CDS encoding DUF695 domain-containing protein, whose protein sequence is MQEYWEAYMKPMDGHAAMVSLNAGVADSVPDGEYMYVGFVKVKLNNPKEDGLVWEQEGDDVGFIEDRLEMESLRYRNGKYIGRIITQGAVNFIYALKMDFEWKNTVEDAMKHFPEYSYEFGSRIDSEWEVYQKLLFPTVKEWQIITNHHACDNLKEQGDDLQQARAIEHKSYFTCNDDREGFVQKIQEMGFAEQKRSEVPFRDETMYGISFYRKDKPFYYDIDALTVELIDVSEAYNGKYDGWECALVKPLWQTQKK, encoded by the coding sequence ATGCAAGAGTATTGGGAAGCGTATATGAAGCCTATGGACGGGCATGCGGCGATGGTGTCATTGAATGCCGGTGTGGCAGACAGCGTGCCGGATGGGGAGTACATGTATGTAGGATTTGTCAAAGTAAAACTGAATAATCCAAAAGAGGACGGTTTGGTTTGGGAACAAGAGGGTGATGATGTCGGATTTATAGAAGACAGGCTGGAGATGGAGTCTTTGCGGTATCGCAACGGAAAATATATAGGACGCATTATCACACAGGGTGCAGTAAATTTTATCTATGCTTTGAAAATGGATTTTGAATGGAAAAATACAGTCGAAGATGCGATGAAACATTTTCCTGAGTACAGTTATGAGTTTGGATCACGCATAGACAGCGAATGGGAGGTTTATCAAAAACTTCTCTTTCCGACTGTAAAAGAGTGGCAGATCATCACCAATCATCATGCCTGCGACAACCTTAAAGAACAAGGTGATGACCTTCAGCAGGCAAGGGCAATAGAACATAAAAGCTACTTTACATGTAATGATGACAGAGAAGGATTTGTGCAAAAAATTCAGGAGATGGGATTTGCAGAGCAAAAAAGAAGTGAAGTGCCTTTTAGAGATGAAACAATGTACGGTATTTCTTTTTACAGAAAAGACAAGCCTTTTTATTATGATATAGATGCTTTGACTGTGGAACTTATAGATGTAAGTGAAGCTTATAATGGAAAATATGACGGTTGGGAGTGTGCTCTGGTAAAACCACTATGGCAGACTCAAAAAAAGTAA
- the hypA gene encoding hydrogenase maturation nickel metallochaperone HypA yields the protein MHEYSVVQALLEQIENIAEENEATKVTKIIVKIGVMSGIEAHLLEVAFNTFKEKTIADGAEFVMNIQPIVIKCNSCEEVSELEKIHYCCKSCGSVDVNVTDGEDMFLMSLEME from the coding sequence ATGCATGAGTACAGTGTAGTCCAGGCACTATTGGAACAGATTGAAAATATTGCCGAAGAAAATGAAGCAACAAAAGTAACAAAAATCATTGTAAAAATCGGTGTCATGAGCGGTATAGAAGCGCACCTTCTTGAGGTTGCGTTTAATACCTTTAAGGAAAAGACCATAGCCGACGGTGCGGAGTTTGTCATGAACATTCAGCCGATTGTCATAAAGTGCAACAGTTGTGAAGAAGTCAGTGAACTTGAAAAAATTCATTACTGTTGTAAAAGTTGTGGTTCGGTTGATGTCAATGTAACAGACGGGGAAGATATGTTCCTTATGAGTTTGGAAATGGAGTAG
- a CDS encoding enoyl-CoA hydratase-related protein: protein MKITLLVSAFNSLTQVAYTYFKDRKYSVDVVFAINEQQMIDEVFCFGPDFILCPFLKKFVPKEIYENIDTYIVHPGVLGDRGAYAIDNAIRLDKKEWGVTVLKANGEFDSGDVVITQNFGMRQAYKASIYRNEVITTFYSMLDGFLENIQGKKFTSQLNLPMHQALSQKDRAIDWQKDTTQEILKKIYMSDSHPGVKDELLGVECYLYGAWREEKLRGKPKEILAKRDGAICLGTVDGAVWITHLKEPNRFKLPATYVLKERLQGVKEQRLPLIFDKSYKTFYEISCDIKEEVAYLYFNFHNGAFSSDKCMKLKYALEYIKEQVKIVVLMGGEDFFSNGIHLNILEDSKKNGEDGWSNINAINDLVKSVLFADDVVTVASLHKNAGAGGVFLALACDYVVVKEGVVLNPHYKTLRLSGSEYHTYSLPKRVGKEYAEKILEECLPLSAGKAKETGLADKLFAHKEYRKELENFCLELICDEEKLEDFLWDKEEYIESHKKQIEHHREEEIAVMYPEFWEEGSSFHKKRYEFVYKICPLETPQRLKATITNNHSGKANA, encoded by the coding sequence ATGAAAATTACTCTTCTTGTCAGTGCCTTTAATTCCTTGACACAGGTGGCATATACTTACTTTAAAGACAGAAAGTACAGTGTTGATGTGGTATTTGCCATCAATGAACAACAGATGATAGATGAGGTTTTTTGTTTTGGCCCCGATTTTATTTTGTGTCCGTTTTTAAAGAAGTTTGTACCCAAAGAGATTTATGAAAACATCGATACTTACATTGTCCATCCTGGTGTACTGGGTGACAGAGGGGCGTATGCGATAGATAATGCCATCAGGCTTGACAAAAAAGAGTGGGGAGTTACTGTTCTTAAAGCAAATGGAGAATTTGACAGTGGTGATGTTGTCATTACACAAAATTTTGGGATGCGGCAAGCTTACAAAGCAAGTATATACAGAAATGAAGTTATAACAACTTTTTACAGTATGCTTGATGGTTTTTTAGAAAATATACAGGGCAAAAAGTTTACATCGCAGTTAAATTTACCGATGCATCAGGCTCTGTCTCAAAAAGACAGAGCGATTGACTGGCAGAAAGACACAACACAGGAAATTCTAAAAAAAATATATATGAGTGATTCTCATCCTGGAGTAAAAGATGAACTTTTAGGAGTAGAATGTTACCTGTACGGAGCATGGAGAGAGGAAAAACTAAGAGGTAAACCAAAAGAGATTCTTGCTAAACGAGACGGTGCCATCTGCCTGGGAACTGTTGACGGAGCGGTCTGGATTACCCATCTCAAAGAGCCAAATCGTTTCAAACTTCCTGCCACCTATGTTTTAAAAGAGCGATTGCAAGGTGTCAAAGAGCAAAGACTGCCTTTGATTTTTGACAAAAGTTATAAAACTTTTTATGAAATAAGCTGTGATATAAAAGAAGAAGTGGCATATTTGTATTTCAATTTTCACAACGGTGCCTTCAGCAGTGACAAGTGTATGAAATTAAAATATGCTCTTGAATATATCAAAGAGCAGGTGAAAATTGTTGTGCTGATGGGCGGAGAGGATTTTTTCAGTAATGGCATTCATCTGAATATTTTAGAAGACAGTAAAAAAAACGGCGAAGACGGCTGGAGCAATATCAATGCAATAAATGATTTGGTAAAAAGTGTTTTGTTTGCCGATGATGTAGTCACTGTAGCTTCTCTTCATAAAAATGCGGGAGCAGGCGGTGTTTTTTTGGCACTTGCCTGTGATTATGTTGTGGTAAAAGAAGGGGTTGTGCTTAATCCCCACTACAAAACATTGCGTCTCAGTGGCAGTGAGTATCACACCTACAGCTTACCAAAGCGGGTCGGTAAAGAGTATGCTGAGAAGATTTTAGAGGAGTGTCTGCCTTTGAGTGCAGGCAAAGCAAAAGAGACAGGTTTGGCGGACAAACTTTTTGCTCACAAAGAGTATAGAAAAGAACTTGAAAATTTTTGTTTGGAACTTATTTGTGATGAGGAAAAATTAGAAGATTTTTTATGGGACAAAGAGGAATACATAGAATCACATAAAAAACAGATAGAACATCATCGTGAAGAAGAAATAGCAGTGATGTACCCGGAATTTTGGGAAGAAGGCAGCTCTTTTCATAAAAAACGCTATGAATTTGTCTATAAAATATGCCCTTTAGAAACACCACAGCGACTAAAAGCTACAATAACGAATAATCATTCAGGAAAAGCAAATGCATGA
- a CDS encoding NAD(P)/FAD-dependent oxidoreductase has product MNRKKRVIILGGGYGGIKTLETLANNENIEVTMIDKNRYHYLQTESYNLVALNSSLDDIIIPLDSLVKGIDKNFCFIQDEVFKVDTHRVTCKEGEYFFDYLIIAVGVKTLLPSIFKNDHLFEVKNLSNALHLKQSFEDTIVKHLKKEKKNTNIVVIGGGSSGVEIAAEMQNYLLKSNLAQEIQISLIADAFLSELDEHSRKKALQTLQNSGIRILQKMVQKVEANSLHLEDELIEFDFGVVAIGLEVSEFIKNLGFEKEKNLLKVDEYLRVDEHIFAIGDCAFLKDKTGEPLPQTAQTAEQSGVIAAKNILRTIKQKPLIKANIKIYGLAIALGGKFAIATASFVKVDGILGYLGKKAIEQFYKIPLKLKS; this is encoded by the coding sequence ATGAACAGAAAAAAAAGAGTTATTATTCTCGGTGGTGGCTATGGCGGTATCAAAACACTGGAAACTTTGGCCAACAATGAAAACATCGAGGTAACGATGATAGATAAAAACCGCTATCATTATCTGCAGACAGAAAGTTATAATCTTGTTGCATTGAACAGTTCTTTGGATGATATCATCATCCCTTTGGACAGTCTTGTCAAAGGGATAGATAAAAATTTTTGTTTTATCCAGGATGAAGTTTTCAAGGTGGATACACATAGGGTTACATGTAAAGAAGGAGAATATTTTTTTGACTATCTCATAATAGCAGTAGGGGTAAAGACACTGCTTCCTTCTATTTTTAAAAATGATCATCTTTTTGAAGTTAAAAATCTCTCAAATGCTTTGCATTTGAAACAATCTTTTGAGGACACCATCGTAAAACATCTCAAAAAAGAGAAAAAAAATACGAACATAGTTGTTATCGGCGGCGGTTCGAGTGGTGTTGAGATTGCTGCTGAGATGCAAAATTATCTTTTAAAATCAAATTTGGCACAGGAGATACAAATCTCTTTGATTGCAGATGCTTTTTTGAGTGAACTTGATGAACACTCCAGAAAAAAAGCACTGCAAACTTTACAAAACAGCGGCATACGCATACTGCAAAAAATGGTACAAAAAGTTGAAGCAAACAGCTTACACCTTGAGGATGAGCTCATAGAGTTTGATTTTGGGGTTGTAGCCATTGGACTCGAAGTAAGTGAATTTATAAAAAATCTTGGCTTTGAAAAAGAGAAAAATCTTTTAAAGGTCGATGAGTATCTGCGAGTAGATGAACATATATTTGCTATCGGGGATTGTGCATTTTTAAAAGACAAAACAGGTGAACCGTTACCGCAAACCGCACAAACCGCAGAACAAAGCGGAGTCATCGCTGCAAAAAATATCCTCCGTACAATCAAACAAAAACCGCTTATCAAAGCAAACATAAAAATTTACGGTCTGGCCATAGCCCTTGGAGGAAAATTTGCCATTGCAACAGCATCATTTGTAAAAGTAGATGGAATACTCGGGTATTTGGGAAAAAAAGCGATAGAACAGTTTTACAAAATTCCGCTTAAGTTGAAGTCATAA
- the htpX gene encoding protease HtpX translates to MSLIMLIVMNLAVMASLYVALFILSSFFGIYIDQQSMSGLFMMAALFGFGGSFISLFMSKWMAVRGMGVELIDTPQNSFEEWLLGTIHKLAVEANIGMPEVGIFDAPPNAFATGWDKNNSLVAVSTGLIESMDKDEIEGVLAHEISHIKNGDMVTMTLMQGVLNTFVIFVSRLLASMVARDRNGNTNHMMYFAISFALEMIFSLFATAILMWYSRHREYRADEGAVDLSGPQGIYYALAKLGRIPKEELALSDDYRAFGIVGFLGSFFASHPPIEARLEHIQEYSRR, encoded by the coding sequence ATGTCTTTAATCATGTTAATAGTAATGAACCTGGCTGTTATGGCATCACTGTATGTAGCACTTTTTATTCTAAGCAGTTTTTTTGGTATTTATATTGATCAACAGAGTATGAGTGGGCTTTTTATGATGGCTGCACTTTTTGGTTTTGGGGGAAGTTTTATTTCTCTTTTTATGTCAAAATGGATGGCTGTCAGAGGCATGGGTGTGGAGCTGATAGATACACCGCAAAACAGTTTTGAAGAGTGGCTTTTGGGTACAATTCACAAGCTTGCCGTTGAGGCAAATATAGGTATGCCGGAAGTTGGTATATTTGATGCACCACCGAATGCGTTTGCAACAGGCTGGGATAAAAACAATTCTCTTGTTGCTGTGAGTACCGGACTTATTGAGAGTATGGACAAAGATGAAATAGAGGGCGTTCTTGCACATGAGATAAGTCATATAAAAAATGGTGATATGGTTACGATGACACTTATGCAGGGGGTTTTGAATACTTTTGTCATATTTGTCTCCCGTTTACTTGCTTCTATGGTTGCGCGAGACAGAAACGGCAATACAAATCATATGATGTATTTTGCGATAAGTTTTGCCTTAGAGATGATTTTTTCTCTGTTTGCTACTGCTATACTGATGTGGTACTCAAGACACAGAGAGTATCGTGCAGATGAAGGGGCTGTTGATTTGAGTGGACCACAGGGAATATACTATGCACTGGCGAAATTAGGGCGTATTCCAAAAGAAGAATTGGCACTCAGCGATGATTACAGAGCATTTGGAATAGTCGGATTTTTAGGAAGTTTTTTTGCCTCACACCCTCCTATAGAAGCACGACTTGAACATATACAGGAATACAGCAGAAGGTAA
- the hypE gene encoding hydrogenase expression/formation protein HypE, with protein MNKQITLAMGNGGEENNELISKIFYKAFKNEILQKSEDAAVIHGGELAFSTDSFTVSPLFFPGADIGKLAVCGTCNDLAMMGAKPKYLTCSVIIEEGFSTRELEKIVRSMKKELEVNGAVVVSGDTKVVPRGSVDKIFINTTGIGEIQKKGISSNNITTDDVILLSRDIGCHGATIFCAREGIELSTTLESDCASLTHQVQALLDAGVKVTAMRDATRGGVSAVLNEWAKQSNICIEVQEDAVPVSQEVNGVCEMLGFEALNLANEGTFVLAVKKEDAQKALDILHGFENSKNAVTIASVTKQYSQKVILLSPYGTKRFLDTPTGELLPRIC; from the coding sequence ATGAACAAACAGATAACTTTGGCCATGGGTAATGGCGGAGAAGAGAACAACGAGCTTATCTCCAAAATTTTTTACAAAGCGTTTAAAAATGAGATATTGCAAAAAAGTGAAGATGCCGCGGTGATACATGGCGGTGAACTTGCATTTTCTACAGACAGTTTTACGGTAAGCCCTCTTTTTTTTCCGGGAGCAGACATAGGAAAGCTGGCTGTATGCGGTACATGTAACGATCTTGCCATGATGGGTGCAAAGCCGAAATATCTTACATGCAGTGTTATTATAGAAGAGGGGTTTTCAACCCGTGAACTTGAAAAAATAGTGCGCAGTATGAAAAAAGAGCTTGAAGTCAATGGTGCTGTAGTTGTCAGCGGTGATACAAAAGTTGTTCCCCGTGGCAGTGTTGACAAAATCTTTATCAATACAACAGGAATAGGAGAAATCCAAAAAAAAGGGATAAGCTCCAACAATATCACAACTGATGATGTTATTTTGCTGAGTCGTGATATCGGATGTCATGGTGCAACCATCTTTTGTGCTCGTGAGGGAATAGAACTCTCAACTACCTTAGAGAGTGATTGTGCATCACTGACCCATCAGGTGCAGGCTTTGCTCGATGCAGGTGTGAAAGTCACTGCTATGCGGGATGCAACGCGTGGCGGAGTCAGTGCGGTACTGAATGAATGGGCAAAACAATCCAATATCTGTATAGAAGTGCAAGAAGATGCTGTTCCTGTTTCGCAGGAGGTAAACGGAGTATGTGAGATGTTGGGGTTTGAAGCACTCAACCTTGCAAATGAAGGTACTTTTGTTTTGGCAGTGAAAAAAGAAGATGCACAAAAAGCACTTGATATACTGCATGGTTTTGAAAATTCCAAAAATGCTGTTACAATTGCCAGTGTCACTAAACAATACAGTCAAAAAGTTATATTGTTAAGCCCGTACGGAACAAAAAGGTTTTTAGATACCCCTACAGGGGAACTTTTGCCCCGTATCTGTTAA
- the hypD gene encoding hydrogenase formation protein HypD — protein MSQLQLKDLYDGFRNPEVIEGFAKLINEEAKKLPKPVNIMEVCGGHTHSIMKFGLPQLLPKNINFIHGPGCPVCIMPKERIDHAYILAELDDTILVTLGDMIKVPGSHGSLQDARAKGADVRFVYSPLDTLKIAQENPDKKIIFFAIGFETTTPMTTSLIDIVIKKEIKNIFFHINHVTVPEVMVELIDSRDEHVDSYNNRIDAFLGPSHVSVITGSKIYEKFPKKYNRPVVVAGFEPVDVMEAILMIVRQFNEGRCELEVEYKRLVSYDGNKKAQALIEKYFEKASLFKWRGLGNIPDSGYRLKDEYAYLDAEHIYADILPKEEIEDHKLCICGDILRGMAKPNECTIFGTACKPQTPLGSCMVSSEGACAAYYKYGNLL, from the coding sequence ATGAGCCAACTCCAGTTAAAAGATCTGTATGACGGTTTTCGAAATCCTGAGGTAATCGAGGGTTTTGCAAAACTTATAAACGAAGAGGCAAAAAAACTTCCAAAACCGGTTAATATCATGGAAGTCTGTGGCGGTCATACACACTCTATCATGAAATTTGGTCTCCCGCAGCTTCTGCCAAAAAATATAAACTTTATCCACGGACCGGGATGTCCTGTATGTATTATGCCAAAAGAGCGGATTGATCATGCCTACATATTGGCAGAGCTTGATGATACGATTTTGGTAACACTCGGTGATATGATAAAAGTACCCGGAAGCCACGGCAGTCTGCAGGATGCTCGTGCAAAAGGTGCGGATGTGCGTTTTGTCTATTCTCCGCTTGATACACTCAAAATTGCTCAGGAAAATCCGGATAAAAAAATAATCTTTTTTGCCATCGGTTTTGAGACAACAACGCCTATGACAACTTCACTTATAGATATTGTTATTAAAAAAGAGATAAAAAACATTTTCTTTCATATCAACCATGTCACGGTTCCTGAAGTCATGGTGGAGCTTATAGACAGCAGAGATGAACATGTAGACAGCTATAACAACAGAATTGATGCTTTTTTGGGGCCTTCACATGTAAGCGTTATAACGGGAAGTAAAATTTACGAAAAATTCCCAAAAAAGTATAACAGACCTGTAGTGGTTGCAGGGTTTGAGCCGGTCGATGTCATGGAAGCTATCTTGATGATAGTCAGACAGTTCAATGAAGGCAGATGCGAACTTGAAGTGGAGTACAAACGACTCGTTTCGTATGACGGCAATAAAAAAGCACAGGCACTTATAGAGAAGTATTTTGAAAAAGCCTCTCTTTTTAAATGGCGGGGACTTGGAAATATTCCCGATAGCGGATACAGACTCAAAGACGAATATGCTTATCTTGATGCGGAACATATTTATGCTGATATTTTACCAAAAGAGGAGATAGAAGACCATAAGCTTTGTATCTGCGGTGATATACTTCGAGGAATGGCAAAACCAAACGAATGTACGATCTTTGGTACAGCCTGCAAACCGCAGACACCGCTTGGCAGCTGTATGGTCAGCAGTGAAGGTGCCTGTGCGGCGTATTATAAATATGGAAATCTATTATGA
- a CDS encoding HypC/HybG/HupF family hydrogenase formation chaperone: MCLSIPSKVVKIDKERNVAVVDTMGITREAGLELMEEDDVQIGDYVLLHIGFIMNKIDEEDALESLRVYNEILEKLDEEERRSLVEEDDNCPNRGA, encoded by the coding sequence ATGTGCTTATCAATACCAAGCAAAGTAGTAAAGATAGACAAAGAGCGTAATGTTGCGGTTGTTGATACTATGGGTATCACAAGAGAGGCAGGACTCGAACTTATGGAAGAAGATGATGTACAAATCGGTGATTATGTATTATTGCATATCGGTTTCATTATGAACAAAATAGATGAAGAGGATGCCCTCGAATCACTCAGAGTTTATAATGAAATTTTAGAAAAACTTGATGAGGAAGAGCGGCGTTCTTTGGTTGAAGAGGATGATAACTGTCCAAACAGAGGTGCATAA